The following are from one region of the Gossypium hirsutum isolate 1008001.06 chromosome D03, Gossypium_hirsutum_v2.1, whole genome shotgun sequence genome:
- the LOC107909382 gene encoding zinc finger protein GAI-ASSOCIATED FACTOR 1 has product MPVEVDNSSTVSGDASVSSTGNQNPPPKSAVKKKRNLPGMPDPDAEVIALSPTTLLATNRFVCEICNKGFQRDQNLQLHRRGHNLPWKLRQRSSKEVKKRVYVCPEPTCVHHDPSRALGDLTGIKKHFCRKHGEKKWKCDKCSKKYAVQSDWKAHSKICGTREYKCDCGTVFSRRDSFITHRAFCDALAVESAKTQTNPSSESDPKVQAADSSPRRSPPAAPPPVSAPSAITSSDIRIQSSVLAEDPSTVVEEAPTPAPAPAPPPAGLNGSSSSSVSLVSSGCSSSSSSVFSSLFTSTTVSASIHPPQPLAPAPPLVGLNGSCSGSVSLVSSGASSSSSSGVFASLFASSTVSASIQPPQPPALTNLIRADLAPSTSIEPISLCLSTSHGSSIFGTTGQERRQHAPPLQPAMSATALLQKAAQMGAAASNASLLRGLGIVSSSAPQENLQWGQAQVDPDNASIAAGLGLGLPCDGSSGLKELMMGTPVFGPKQTTLDFLGLGVAAGGNPNASLSALITSIGGGFDATTAAASFRGGDYTSKDIGRSS; this is encoded by the exons ATGCCGGTTGAGGTTGACAATTCCTCCACCGTCTCCGGCGACGCTAGCGTCTCTTCCACCGGTAATCAAAACCCACCTCCCAAATCCGCCGTTAAGAAGAAACGTAACCTCCCTGGAATGCCAG aTCCAGATGCGGAGGTGATTGCTTTATCACCTACGACTCTGTTAGCTACGAACCGATTCGTATGTGAAATTTGCAACAAAGGGTTTCAAAGAGACCAAAATCTTCAGCTCCATAGACGAGGTCATAATCTGCCATGGAAGTTGAGGCAAAGATCGAGCAAGGAAGTGAAGAAGAGGGTTTACGTTTGTCCTGAGCCGACATGTGTTCATCATGACCCTTCGAGAGCTTTAGGTGATCTCACGGGGATTAAGAAACATTTCTGTAGAAAACATGGTGaaaagaaatggaaatgtgataaatgttcTAAGAAATACGCTGTTCAATCGGATTGGAAAGCTCACTCTAAGATCTGTGGCACTCGAGAGTATAAATGTGATTGTGGAACTGTGTTTTCCAG GAGGGATAGTTTTATTACCCACAGAGCTTTTTGTGATGCGTTAGCAGTGGAGAGTGCTAAAACTCAAACGAATCCTAGTTCAGAATCCGACCCGAAAGTTCAGGCGGCGGATTCATCACCACGGCGCTCACCTCCGGCTGCACCTCCGCCGGTATCAGCTCCAAGTGCTATAACTTCTTCAGATATTCGGATTCAAAGTTCTG TGTTGGCTGAAGATCCAAGTACTGTTGTGGAAGAAGCTCCCACTCCAGCACCGGCACCGGCTCCACCACCGGCTGGCTTAAATGGAAGTTCTAGCAGTAGTGTTAGCTTGGTTAGCAGTGGTTgtagcagcagcagcagcagtgTATTTTCGAGCTTATTTACATCCACTACTGTATCTGCGAGCATACACCCTCCTCAACCTCTGGCACCGGCTCCACCACTGGTTGGCTTAAATGGAAGTTGTAGCGGTAGTGTCAGCCTGGTTAGCAGTGGTGCTAGCAGCAGTAGCAGTAGTGGTGTATTTGCAAGCTTATTTGCCTCCTCGACTGTATCTGCAAGCATACAACCTCCTCAACCTCCGGCTTTAACCAACTTAATTCGAGCTGACCTAGCTCCATCTACATCAATTGAACCAATTTCTTTATGCCTCTCGACCAGCCATGGCTCGTCGATATTCGGAACTACAGGGCAAGAGCGTCGGCAGCATGCACCGCCACTGCAACCTGCTATGTCTGCCACTGCACTACTGCAGAAAGCTGCACAGATGGGAGCAGCAGCAAGTAATGCATCCTTGCTTCGCGGTCTCGGTATTGTTTCATCTTCAGCACCACAAGAAAATTTACAATGGGGTCAAGCACAAGTCGACCCCGACAATGCCTCCATTGCAGCAGGGCTTGGACTCGGGCTTCCCTGTGACGGAAGTTCAGGATTAAAGGAACTGATGATGGGAACCCCAGTGTTCGGTCCTAAGCAAACTACTCTCGATTTCCTTGGGTTGGGGGTGGCTGCCGGTGGCAACCCCAATGCCAGCCTGTCTGCTCTAATTACGTCTATCGGAGGTGGATTTGATGCCACCACAGCAGCAGCATCGTTTCGAGGTGGAGATTACACCAGCAAGGACATTGGAAGAAGCTCGTGA